The genome window TTCCTCACGGAGGGTCTTCTACGGACGGTGCGTTTTGTACTATCCGCACGAAGTAGTCTGAAGGATGATTTAACGACGAAAAAAGGTCTCACAATTCTTTGTGCTTCTTTTTATTGTCGTAGTTGCTAGAACAACAAGGGCCATCATAGTCCGCGTCCGTCTCGTCTTTGTTGGTCACCTTCTGGTGGATAACATTGTATCAATTTCTACACGGGCGAGGCTCCAGGAGCACCGACattcttttctcttattgGTATACATAGTACATATGTCACTATCATGTGATTATCTGGAATATTATCGAAGTTCATGATATCAAAGACCCTATTGTTTTTCGACCTTTGGCACGTGCAGATGCAATCAAGATTTCGTATTCTTTCGTCAGAGTGGATTAGGCCAGTGAGAGCTCAACGACGTCATCCTTGTGATATCGGATCAGAACTTGATGTTTTATCTCAACTGCCGTGTCTACCTAGGTATCTATGCCATTCTACTATTAATACCACATGTCAAAAGCCAGGACTGCCAAGTAAATAATCATGTTCAAATTATCCAGATCATCCCCTGTCCATCGCTTCCGTTTATATCCCTCCACTATGCGATACTTGAACCTCGCCAACAACTATGCCACAAAGGCAGATCATTCCAAAAAGTCCAAGTTTGGTGATCTACCACTCAGCACCACTGGTCCTATTAACTGCGCACTCAGTGGTACATCACTATTGAACACACCATATCTGAACAAGGGATCTGCTTTTCCTCCAGATGAGCGTCGGGAGTTTAATCTCACAGGCTTGCTACCTCAAGGTGTTCAGACACTTGAACAGCAATGCAAACGCGCATATGAGCAATATTCATCAAGGCATGACGATTTAGCCAAAAATACCTTTCTCGCTTCACTAAAGGATCAAAATGAGGTTTTGTACTACAAGGTATCATACATGCATTGTTCCGATGTAACCGCAATGCTAATTCTTGTGTAAAGCTTCTGCAACTTCATctcgatgagatgatgagcaTCATCTATACGCCAACTGAAGGCGATGCTATTCAGAATTACTCTCGACTCTTTAGACGTCCAGAAGGTTGCTATCTTAACATCCGAGACCCAGATCATGTGCATCACAATCTAGCGCAATGGGGAAACCCTGAAGATATTGACTACATTGTCGTATCTGGTCAGTTTATCGTCTACATCGTATCAGCGGCTACTAATATCGTGTCCAGATGGCGAAGAAATTCTCGGCATTGGTGACCAAGGTGTTGGCGGTATTCTCATCTCCGTCGCCAAGTTAGTCCTCACCACTCTCTGTGCAGGCGTCCATCCAAACAGAACCCTTCCAGTTGTCCTTGACTGCGGCACAGACAACAAGGAGCTTCTCGATGATGAGCTATATCTTGGTCTCAAAGAGAAGCGTGTTCGCGGTGAAGAGTACGCCAAGTTTGTCGACACATTTGTGCAGTCTGCCAGGAAGCTCTACCCCAAGGCCTACATCCACTTTGAGGACTTTGGTTTAACTAACGGTATACACCCTCTGTTCCAATCTGGTGGCATTTTCTGACATTAATGTATTAATAGCGAGGAAGATTCTTGATCGGTATCGTCCAGACTTTGCTTGCTTCAACGATGATGTCCAAGGAACAGGCTGTGTAACTCTCGCAGCCATCCTGTCAGGTCTACACGTCAGCAAGCAAAAGCTCAAAGACCTCCGAATGGTCGTCTTTGGAGCCGGTAGCGCTGGACTTGGTATCGCAGACCAAGTTCGAGATGCTATTGCCACGGAAGGAAATATGAGCCATGAGGGGGCAGCAAAGCAGATCTGGTAAGTTATATAACCAATGAGACCGAGCATGACTGACTTTTTAGGTTGATCGACAAGTCTGGTCTCCTCACCTCGGAAACTGAAGGTGTCACGGATGCTCAAAAGATCTTTGCTAAGGATGCTTCAGAGTGGAAAGACAAGGACGCTGATCTCCTGTCCGTGATCAAAGAGGTCCGTCCTAATGTTCTTGTTGGTACGTCTACCAAGCCTGGTGCCTTCACCGAGGATGTCATCCGCGCCATTGCTGAGCACCACGAGCGCCCTATTGTTCTTCCTCTCTCAAATCCCACACGTCTTCATGAGGCCAAGCCAGAAGATATCCTCAAATGGACCGATGGAAAGGCCCTTGTAGCCACAGGCTCACCCTTCCCACCTGTCAAGGGCCCATGGGGCAAGGACGGTTCTGAAATCACCATCAATGTCGGCGAATGCAACAACTCAGTTGTCTTCCCAGGCATCGGTCTCGGCTGCGTGCTCTCCCGTGCCAAGCACTTGACAGATCGCATGCTTGTAGCCGCTGTGGAGGGAGTTTCCTCACTGAGCCCTGTTCTCAAAGACTCAACGGCTCCTCTTCTCCCAGACGTGGATTCAGTGCGGGATGTCAGTGTCTGCATTGCCCGCAATGTGATACAAGCAGCTGTCAAGGATGGTGAGGCTACACAGGAGGGCATCcctgagaaggaagaagatttgGAGGAGTGGATCAGGGAGCAGATGTGGGATCCCGTCTACAGGCCgttgaagaaggttgatTTGGAGGGTGCCACCAGAGAGGCTCGAGGTGAGCTTAAGAAGGCTGGAACAGTTCATCGAGTTGGTCATACATAGACTTTGCTTCAGGACATGGATAGAATTCTGTGGTCGGACTTTAGAGGCGGGTATAGCATAGTCGAGCTAGTCGACGTTCAAAGTCCAGCTTGATATTAATGACAGTGTAGATTCCAAAGCGATCCTAGCCCTGCGTGATAGAAAGAGAACCCAGTATTCAAATATTTCCAAGCCCACTTAAGCTTCCGAAGGTTACATTTACCGGTCGCAAACTCCAACGCCCAACCTACCTTGTCATACAACATACTTTATCGTTTTCCCTACACGTCGTTTAGATGACGCCAGCACGTGCAGCCTCGCCAGCATTGTCCTGCACGAGATCTTCCATCCTTCTCTTGCCCCTACCCAGGCCACCCTCACCTACACCCATGCGGCGAGCAACATATCGCTGAGCAACAGTACCAATAGaaaggttgagaagctcttcaaGCCACTCAGCAACCCATTCTCGAGGGTCAACCCCACCGCTCTCAATGATATCCCTGATCTCTTCGGGAATATTGGCGTCGGTCACATCGCCATCCTCGCCAGATCGAGGTGTGAGAGGGGCAGGAGTATCGAGCCACTGAACCCATCGAGCAGGAACAGACTGGCTGACGGTATAAAATTCAATGTCATGAACAGGATCCAGGATGAAAACAGCGAAACAAATGAGCTCCTCGTTCTCATCTTGATTCTCGACACCAGAAGagtccttctccttctccgcAGAAGCAGTGCGAGCGAACAGGTTCTTGTCCTCATCCACAGAAATTGCCTGGACAGCCAGGAACAGATCCGAGGTTCTAACAGGGTTGGTCTCGCTCACATCTTCGGTGGCTTTGTGCTTGGCTGCTTCGACACCACCATTGGCAGAGAAGTATTCGTTCGCATGCGATTCGGCGTTGGCGCGGCAAAGCTTAGTTCCTTCAGGCAGACCCTTGATCAATCCGAGCTCACGGGGCGTATCAGTTTGTCTCCACCAAGGCCCGTCGTGCCATCCAGTAATACTGTCGGTACTACGTCGAGAGTGGCTCTCCTGGCCACGCTGGATGACAAGAAGGTCACCGCCTTCAACCTGTGCCATCACATGGCCAAAGACGTTATGAATCAGAGGGTCGAGTGACGGGTAGCCGACAAGATCGTGGGTGATATGAATGAGAAGTCGTTCATGGGAACTGATAGGCGGCGCAAGGGTGTGGAGGATGTTGGTGAAGGTAGGGAGAGCACGATGTCGGAGTTCGTCACCTTAACTCTCGATTAGCTAGATTCATAATTCGGTGTCAGTTCAAGCATACCATAGGTTCGAAGAGTGTTGACATCAAGTCCCCTGATTCCCTTGACCTGGTCTGCCCacttcttggcctcttcaTTCTGTTGGATCTGTGAGACAGCGGCTTCGGCCTGCTTCATAGCAGCACTGGCCGTGGATAAAATGCCACCCCACCATCCTCCACCAGAGGCTTGAGGGGCAGCTTCTTGCTGGACAGGCTCAAATgttggcttcttctcgttctcgTGAAGTTCTGAGCTCGTGGCGCTTGGTGTGAATGTTGCTTTCAGGCTGCGTGCACTATCGGTAGACTTGCGAGGGTCGCCAGCGGGGGGTGTTGCTGTGGAACGGCGGGTGGCATCCTTGAGGCGGGGAGTATGAGGTCGTGAAGGCTGCTCAGCCAGTTCCGATTCAAGGTCGGCGAGAATATCCTGATCGGCAAGCGCCTTGGATGCGGCAGAGGTCGGCTTAGACTTTGTTGTCTTCTTAGGCTTCTTATCGCGGTCAAGGCCAGACAGCAGCTCGTCAATGTCGACGTCGTCACCAGCGGTGGGTTTTGTCTTTTTCGACGCCATAATTGCAGAGATCTGCTACAGCTGCGACCAAAAAAGAGTGTAGGGATGTAGAATTAGGTTCTCGTGACTTTCTCGAAGTTGTCGTGTTGATGACTTGGTAAAGGCGGGGGGTTGAAAGAAGGTTGTTTGGCGCAAAAGAGAGAGGATTCTACTAAGGGAGATGGTTGGAGCTCTGGAGAGGTAGGTACGACACCGACAGCTGCAAGGGTCCAGGAGCACCGGGAAGGCAGGAACGTCTAACACGTGCTGTTTCCGAATGGATGATTACGGTTACATCACTACAGTGAGGAGTTAGGGCAACAGCATACACAAATATAGACAAACGTTTCGTGTAAGTGAGATCTCATGCAATAGCTAGTGATACCATTGCGTTCCTGAGATACCGTTCTTTCAGATTGTCAGATGTAATTGCTGATGTTACTGAAACATCATCTACTTGTCGGCTACTCGCCAATGACACCTAATGTGTGGGCATCTAGCCTCACCAACAGCTCAGCCGGAGTACTCGTCAAGTATTCTAATTGGCTCACCTGCGACTTACAACAGCAAAGCAACCACTAACACCCAGTGATTTGCAGCAGACGACACGGTCATGCTCATACCTGACTTGTACTAGCGCCGTGTGGTTCCGTGGAAATAGAATTGCCTGATTGGCCTGGAGGAACCCCGGAGAAGGGGTCGCTGGGGCGGGTACGTACTGACGGGTTTCCCAGGTCCCTGAGCCTTGTGAGAGATTGGGTCTTTCAGTGGCCGGGATACCACTAACAGACGAGGCCCCAGGCGGGTCTAGCCTTGGCTGGCTTATTCGGACCAGACCACGACACCTTGAGAAAATCGACGGGAGACCAACATCAGAGCCAAAAGGAGACTGTctcgtcttcatcacacACGCCTCCTGTCATATATTGCACTCTTGGTTAAACCGTCGCCTCCGGTATCAAGGCGTATCAGGTTACTTCCTATTGTTAAGGGCGTCTTTTAGCCTTTGTCTTGCGTTTTACTTTTACTCGGGGTGTCTGTCTTGTGTCTTGTCTTTTTTTGCAAGTTGCCGCCAATTCCCTGTACTTCAAAATTCTTTCTCTGCCCTGGCTTGTTTCTCTTACTCCATCCGACACGCTCATCTCATTCATTCATATCCACGCACTTTGGGCCTCATCCTCCTTAGAGCCTGCGCCTGTCTGATTATAAATTTTCAGGCTCGCACGTATTGTGTGCTCCTGTTATTTGGCATTGCGCTCTTACTAAGTTACCCGTCCGCGGATTCACTCGCATGACGCCTCTCGCGGGCCCGGCTGGCCACTACACGTCCTTGCTGTAAACTTGGATCCCAGCCTCATCCCATCCAACCATTCAAATCTCTCTCGGGTCAGACAGAACTAACAAGCCTGTCCTGGCTGTACAATGGATCGCTCGCGCCGGATGCCGCAACGTCGCCGTCCGTTGggagcttctgcttctcctaCTTCTACTTCAGAGGCTTCCTTTGACCTGAATCCACTCACAAGTCCTGTTGTTTCTCACACTAATACCACAACGCCTCAAGGTGTTGGTGGCCGCCGCTCAGCCAAACCTCTCCAGCACGCCTTcactttctcttctccaagcaGTAGTCGCAATTCGAATGCGAAGAAGCGTTCTACTACTATGGATAACTATCCAATTCCTGATGAGGGTGAGCATGGGCCCAAAAAGGGCGGCCACAGTCTTCGTAAGCGTGCTCGCGTGGATTACACGTTTGAGCACATCGACGACGATGTTGTCGTTCCCAATTCCACCTCTTCAGCACGCGGCAAAAAGCGAAGGTCCGAGGTCAACTTTGACACAGATGACTTTTACAGCAATGACTCTAAGAGGCGAGGCGCCTCCATGGGTGCTGACACCCCGTCCAATCGCCGGAGGAATCCGACACGAAAATCCAGTGACCTCAAGGCATATCATCAAGCTGCCTTGCAAGAAGATGATAACGACGTCCAAGACACAATTGAAGTCGGTGCCTATTACTCAGATGTCGATGACTCTGAGCTAAGAGACGCTGCTTCAAATAACTCATCCCCTCAGAATAAGATGCCATCAAAGGACTCACCTAAAAGATCCCCCCAAAATGAGTCCACCAAGGATGCATTTGCCGCTCCTCAAGTTGGTGAgaatcaacaccaacttgAAACAAAAGAAACTTTATCTGTTCCCCAGGTCGAGCAAATCTCCTCAGACAAAGTTTCTTCTGCTGTGGAACCTACACGAACCTCTATCGAGGAACCTGTATCTCAACCTACAGAACCGCAGGCCGAAAAACTTCCTAAAGTGGAGCCCGAGCCGGAATCACTGAGTACAACGCATAAGTCTCCAGCTGCAGAAGGTGTTAATGAAGTAAAGCCGCCagcagtggcagtggcagaTGCACAATCTGAACCAGCCGCCACGGCAGCGCCAGATTCTAATCCAGTTGAAGTGGAACCAGAGGTAGAAACAGAGGCAGTGGCAGCGCCAGTGCCAGCACCGACGATAGCACCTCTGCCAATTACAGCCGACGAGAACAATAAGAGTGAACCTGTTCACTCACCTATTGTTCCTGCATCTGAACCAGTGCCAGTGCCTGTCAATGGAGTTGCTGAAGCCCCTACTACCgaacctcttcctcaagatccttctgAGCCTGCTCTCtctctcatcaacaccaacaacaacaccgaTACCGATACCAACATCAAGCAAgaatcatctcatctcatcacaAACATCTATCAATTTCCTACATCAACGGACAAGCTAATCGACCTTCATCAAGACGACAAGATGAACGCAATGGGCAATACGGAGATCGATCCTGTTCAAGACGAGCATCCCACTCAAGATGTCGAAATGACTGATGCCGCGCCTCTTGATACACAAGAGCTTGTGCAAGAGCCTGTACAAGAGCCTGCAAGCAAGCCTGCACAAGAGTCCATGGAGCTCACACAAGAACCCGAACAACTTTCACAAATGCCCGAACAAGAACCTGTGGAAGAGCCTACGACAGCACCTCTACCCCCAGCTGCGTCGTCCCCTTCTGCATCAAGAGCTCGCTCtgcatcaccaccaaagccacCCTCAAAaccaccatcagcatcacctGCTCgagagattgaagagctTCGACAGTCTGTTGAGAACGTCGCATATCCCCAAAATGTCACCTCCAACGATGTTCCCACACCTGTGGAGGTGAACGGCGACTCGACAAAGGATGAGAAGGTGAACAATGA of Fusarium oxysporum Fo47 chromosome I, complete sequence contains these proteins:
- a CDS encoding maintenance of telomere capping protein 1; its protein translation is MASKKTKPTAGDDVDIDELLSGLDRDKKPKKTTKSKPTSAASKALADQDILADLESELAEQPSRPHTPRLKDATRRSTATPPAGDPRKSTDSARSLKATFTPSATSSELHENEKKPTFEPVQQEAAPQASGGGWWGGILSTASAAMKQAEAAVSQIQQNEEAKKWADQVKGIRGLDVNTLRTYGDELRHRALPTFTNILHTLAPPISSHERLLIHITHDLVGYPSLDPLIHNVFGHVMAQVEGGDLLVIQRGQESHSRRSTDSITGWHDGPWWRQTDTPRELGLIKGLPEGTKLCRANAESHANEYFSANGGVEAAKHKATEDVSETNPVRTSDLFLAVQAISVDEDKNLFARTASAEKEKDSSGVENQDENEELICFAVFILDPVHDIEFYTVSQSVPARWVQWLDTPAPLTPRSGEDGDVTDANIPEEIRDIIESGGVDPREWVAEWLEELLNLSIGTVAQRYVARRMGVGEGGLGRGKRRMEDLVQDNAGEAARAGVI